A portion of the Pseudorasbora parva isolate DD20220531a chromosome 1, ASM2467924v1, whole genome shotgun sequence genome contains these proteins:
- the scube2 gene encoding signal peptide, CUB and EGF-like domain-containing protein 2 isoform X7, whose amino-acid sequence MGAVWTTRLLCLFLLLLNTRQSAALPHNTDSDQCAEGSDACHIDAICQNTPTSYKCTCKTGFKGDGKHCEDIDECDLEYNGGCVHECNNIPGNYRCTCLDGFHLAHDGHNCLDVDECLFNNGGCQHVCVNTMGSYECRCKEGFFLSDNQHTCIHRSVEGMSCMNKAHGCAHICKETPKGGVACECRPGFELAKNQRGCILTCNHGNGGCQHICEDTEQGPICRCHVRYTLHADGRTCVERDETAPTTPDHNATSLAEVDKRVKRRLLMETCAVNNGGCDSTCKDTSTGVRCSCPVGFTLQPDGKSCKDIDECELHNGGCDQYCRNTIGSFECSCRKGFKLLTDERSCQDIDECFFERTCGHTCVNSPGSFQCVCNKGYTLYGLAHCGDINECSLNNGGCEHTCENTMGSFECHCHAGYKLHWNKKDCIAEGCDLACVRRRSEKRLRKTIRTLRKSINREQFHLHFAGSEYELAKKLVRPADPPDHCGTGQVQLDKKCVKCAVGTYYDGEQGRCFLCPPGTYQDEEGQVSCDVCPGPEGRGIPRTAGARNISECGGQCRPGHFSHDGFLPCLPCPQGTYQPEVGRTSCFPCGGSLTTKYDGSVSFQDCETKVQCSPGHYYNTSTHRCIRCPIGTYQMEFGQNYCIACPGNTTTDFDGSTNIMQCKNRHCGGELGEFTGYIESPNYPGNYPANIECTWTITPPPKRRILVVVPEIYLPIEDECGDYLVMRKSSLPNSVTTYETCQTYERPIAFTSRSKKLWIQFHSNEGNSGKGFQVPYVTYDEDYQELIEDIVRDGRLYASENHQEILKDKKLMKALFDVLAHPQNFFNYTAQESREMFPKSFIRFLRSKVLRFLRP is encoded by the exons ATGGGAGCTGTTTGGACTACACGGCTCCTCTGTTTGTTTTTGCTCTTGTTAAATACTCGCCAAAGCGCCGCACTTCCTCACAACACTG ATTCAGATCAATGTGCAGAGGGAAGCGATGCCTGTCACATTGATGCTATTTGTCAAAATACCCCGACTTCATACAAATGCACTTGCAAAACAGGCTTTAAAGGGGACGGGAAACACTGTGAAG ACattgatgaatgtgatctggAATACAATGGTGGCTGTGTACACGAATGTAACAACATACCCGGCAATTACCGTTGTACTTGCCTTGATGGGTTTCATTTGGCACATGATGGACACAACTGTCTCG ATGTGGATGAATGTCTCTTCAACAATGGTGGCTGTCAGCATGTATGTGTCAACACCATGGGAAGCTATGAGTGCCGCTGCAAGGAAGGCTTTTTCCTGAGTGACAATCAACACACGTGCATCCATCGCTCCGTGG AAGGCATGAGCTGTATGAATAAAGCACACGGCTGTGCTCACATCTGTAAGGAAACACCCAAAGGTGGCGTCGCCTGTGAGTGCCGGCCTGGCTTTGAACTGGCGAAGAACCAGCGGGGCTGCATCC TGACCTGTAACCATGGCAACGGGGGCTGCCAGCACATCTGCGAGGACACAGAGCAGGGGCCCATCTGCAGGTGTCACGTCAGGTACACACTGCACGCAGATGGCAGAACCTGTGTAG aaaggGATGAAACGGCCCCCACCACCCCTGATCACAATGCCACGTCCTTGGCCGAGGTGGACAAACGAGTCAAGCGTCGACTGCTCATGG AGACGTGTGCGGTGAATAACGGAGGCTGTGATAGCACCTGTAAGGACACATCCACAGGTGTTCGCTGCAGCTGCCCTGTGGGATTTACTCTCCAACCTGATGGCAAATCCTGTAAAG ACATTGATGAGTGTGAACTTCATAACGGTGGCTGTGACCAATACTGCAGGAACACCATTGGCAGCTTTGAATGTAGCTGTCGAAAGGGCTTCAAGCTGCTGACGGACGAGCGTTCATGCCAGG ATATCGACGAGTGCTTTTTTGAGAGGACGTGTGGCCACACTTGTGTAAACTCACCTGGTAGCTTCCAATGCGTTTGCAACAAGGGCTACACTCTCTATGGACTTGCCCATTGTGGAG ACATAAATGAATGTAGTTTGAACAACGGAGGATGTGAGCACACATGTGAGAACACCATGGGAAGCTTTGAGTGCCACTGTCATGCTGGTTACAAGCTGCACTGGAACAAGAAAGACTGTATCG CAGAGGGCTGTGACCTGGCATGTGTTCGGAGGCGCTCTGAGAAGCGGCTTAGGAAGACTATCCGCACTCTTCGAAAGTCGATTAACCGGGAGCAGTTTCACCTGCACTTTGCTGGGTCGGAGTACGAGCTGGCCAAGAAACTCGTCCGACCCGCTGACCCACCAGATCACTGCGGCACCGGACAGGTTCAGCTGGACAAGAAATGTG TCAAATGTGCCGTTGGCACATACTATGATGGAGAGCAGGGGAGGTGTTTTCTTTGCCCCCCTGGGACGTACCAAGATGAAGAGGGGCAGGTGTCATGCGACGTGTGCCCAGGACCCGAGGGCAGGGGAATCCCAAGAACCGCGGGAGCACGCAACATCTCGGAGTGTGGAG GTCAGTGCCGTCCTGGTCATTTCTCCCATGATGGCTTTTTGCCATGTCTGCCTTGCCCACAAGGCACCTATCAGCCTGAGGTTGGCCGCACATCCTGCTTCCCATGTGGAGGAAGCCTCACAACCAAATATGATGGTTCTGTGTCCTTCCAGGACTGTGAGACCAAAG TTCAGTGCTCCCCAGGGCATTACTACAATACCAGCACCCACCGCTGCATCCGTTGCCCCATTGGAACCTATCAGATGGAGTTTGGCCAAAACTACTGCATTGCCTGCCCTGGAAACACTACCACTGATTTTGATGGATCCACAAACATTATGCAGTGCAAAA ACAGACACTGTGGAGGAGAGTTGGGAGAATTCACTGGCTATATCGAATCCCCCAACTACCCCGGCAACTACCCGGCCAACATTGAGTGTACCTGGACCATCACCCCTCCTCCCAAGCGCAGAATCCTCGTTGTGGTACCTGAGATCTACCTTCCCATTGAAGACGAGTGTGGGGACTATTTGGTCATGCGGAAGAGCT CTCTGCCCAATTCAGTGACGACTTATGAGACATGCCAGACTTATGAGCGACCCATCGCTTTTACCTCTCGCTCAAAGAAACTCTGGATCCAGTTCCACTCCAACGAAGGAAACAGTGGAAAAGGCTTCCAAGTGCCTTATGTCACATATGATG AGGACTACCAGGAGCTCATTGAAGACATTGTTAGGGATGGAAGATTATATGCCTCCGAGAATCATCAAGAAATTCTTAAG GACAAGAAGCTAATGAAGGCCCTGTTTGATGTCCTGGCCCATCCACAAAACTTCTTCAACTACACTGCACAAGAGTCTAGAGAAATGTTTCCCAAATCATTTATCAGATTCCTCCGCTCCAAAGTTTTGAGATTTCTACGGCCCTGA
- the scube2 gene encoding signal peptide, CUB and EGF-like domain-containing protein 2 isoform X8, with protein MGAVWTTRLLCLFLLLLNTRQSAALPHNTDSDQCAEGSDACHIDAICQNTPTSYKCTCKTGFKGDGKHCEDIDECDLEYNGGCVHECNNIPGNYRCTCLDGFHLAHDGHNCLDVDECLFNNGGCQHVCVNTMGSYECRCKEGFFLSDNQHTCIHRSVEGMSCMNKAHGCAHICKETPKGGVACECRPGFELAKNQRGCILTCNHGNGGCQHICEDTEQGPICRCHVRYTLHADGRTCVERDETAPTTPDHNATSLAEVDKRVKRRLLMETCAVNNGGCDSTCKDTSTGVRCSCPVGFTLQPDGKSCKDIDECELHNGGCDQYCRNTIGSFECSCRKGFKLLTDERSCQDIDECFFERTCGHTCVNSPGSFQCVCNKGYTLYGLAHCGDINECSLNNGGCEHTCENTMGSFECHCHAGYKLHWNKKDCIEGCDLACVRRRSEKRLRKTIRTLRKSINREQFHLHFAGSEYELAKKLVRPADPPDHCGTGQVQLDKKCVKCAVGTYYDGEQGRCFLCPPGTYQDEEGQVSCDVCPGPEGRGIPRTAGARNISECGGQCRPGHFSHDGFLPCLPCPQGTYQPEVGRTSCFPCGGSLTTKYDGSVSFQDCETKVQCSPGHYYNTSTHRCIRCPIGTYQMEFGQNYCIACPGNTTTDFDGSTNIMQCKNRHCGGELGEFTGYIESPNYPGNYPANIECTWTITPPPKRRILVVVPEIYLPIEDECGDYLVMRKSSLPNSVTTYETCQTYERPIAFTSRSKKLWIQFHSNEGNSGKGFQVPYVTYDEDYQELIEDIVRDGRLYASENHQEILKDKKLMKALFDVLAHPQNFFNYTAQESREMFPKSFIRFLRSKVLRFLRP; from the exons ATGGGAGCTGTTTGGACTACACGGCTCCTCTGTTTGTTTTTGCTCTTGTTAAATACTCGCCAAAGCGCCGCACTTCCTCACAACACTG ATTCAGATCAATGTGCAGAGGGAAGCGATGCCTGTCACATTGATGCTATTTGTCAAAATACCCCGACTTCATACAAATGCACTTGCAAAACAGGCTTTAAAGGGGACGGGAAACACTGTGAAG ACattgatgaatgtgatctggAATACAATGGTGGCTGTGTACACGAATGTAACAACATACCCGGCAATTACCGTTGTACTTGCCTTGATGGGTTTCATTTGGCACATGATGGACACAACTGTCTCG ATGTGGATGAATGTCTCTTCAACAATGGTGGCTGTCAGCATGTATGTGTCAACACCATGGGAAGCTATGAGTGCCGCTGCAAGGAAGGCTTTTTCCTGAGTGACAATCAACACACGTGCATCCATCGCTCCGTGG AAGGCATGAGCTGTATGAATAAAGCACACGGCTGTGCTCACATCTGTAAGGAAACACCCAAAGGTGGCGTCGCCTGTGAGTGCCGGCCTGGCTTTGAACTGGCGAAGAACCAGCGGGGCTGCATCC TGACCTGTAACCATGGCAACGGGGGCTGCCAGCACATCTGCGAGGACACAGAGCAGGGGCCCATCTGCAGGTGTCACGTCAGGTACACACTGCACGCAGATGGCAGAACCTGTGTAG aaaggGATGAAACGGCCCCCACCACCCCTGATCACAATGCCACGTCCTTGGCCGAGGTGGACAAACGAGTCAAGCGTCGACTGCTCATGG AGACGTGTGCGGTGAATAACGGAGGCTGTGATAGCACCTGTAAGGACACATCCACAGGTGTTCGCTGCAGCTGCCCTGTGGGATTTACTCTCCAACCTGATGGCAAATCCTGTAAAG ACATTGATGAGTGTGAACTTCATAACGGTGGCTGTGACCAATACTGCAGGAACACCATTGGCAGCTTTGAATGTAGCTGTCGAAAGGGCTTCAAGCTGCTGACGGACGAGCGTTCATGCCAGG ATATCGACGAGTGCTTTTTTGAGAGGACGTGTGGCCACACTTGTGTAAACTCACCTGGTAGCTTCCAATGCGTTTGCAACAAGGGCTACACTCTCTATGGACTTGCCCATTGTGGAG ACATAAATGAATGTAGTTTGAACAACGGAGGATGTGAGCACACATGTGAGAACACCATGGGAAGCTTTGAGTGCCACTGTCATGCTGGTTACAAGCTGCACTGGAACAAGAAAGACTGTATCG AGGGCTGTGACCTGGCATGTGTTCGGAGGCGCTCTGAGAAGCGGCTTAGGAAGACTATCCGCACTCTTCGAAAGTCGATTAACCGGGAGCAGTTTCACCTGCACTTTGCTGGGTCGGAGTACGAGCTGGCCAAGAAACTCGTCCGACCCGCTGACCCACCAGATCACTGCGGCACCGGACAGGTTCAGCTGGACAAGAAATGTG TCAAATGTGCCGTTGGCACATACTATGATGGAGAGCAGGGGAGGTGTTTTCTTTGCCCCCCTGGGACGTACCAAGATGAAGAGGGGCAGGTGTCATGCGACGTGTGCCCAGGACCCGAGGGCAGGGGAATCCCAAGAACCGCGGGAGCACGCAACATCTCGGAGTGTGGAG GTCAGTGCCGTCCTGGTCATTTCTCCCATGATGGCTTTTTGCCATGTCTGCCTTGCCCACAAGGCACCTATCAGCCTGAGGTTGGCCGCACATCCTGCTTCCCATGTGGAGGAAGCCTCACAACCAAATATGATGGTTCTGTGTCCTTCCAGGACTGTGAGACCAAAG TTCAGTGCTCCCCAGGGCATTACTACAATACCAGCACCCACCGCTGCATCCGTTGCCCCATTGGAACCTATCAGATGGAGTTTGGCCAAAACTACTGCATTGCCTGCCCTGGAAACACTACCACTGATTTTGATGGATCCACAAACATTATGCAGTGCAAAA ACAGACACTGTGGAGGAGAGTTGGGAGAATTCACTGGCTATATCGAATCCCCCAACTACCCCGGCAACTACCCGGCCAACATTGAGTGTACCTGGACCATCACCCCTCCTCCCAAGCGCAGAATCCTCGTTGTGGTACCTGAGATCTACCTTCCCATTGAAGACGAGTGTGGGGACTATTTGGTCATGCGGAAGAGCT CTCTGCCCAATTCAGTGACGACTTATGAGACATGCCAGACTTATGAGCGACCCATCGCTTTTACCTCTCGCTCAAAGAAACTCTGGATCCAGTTCCACTCCAACGAAGGAAACAGTGGAAAAGGCTTCCAAGTGCCTTATGTCACATATGATG AGGACTACCAGGAGCTCATTGAAGACATTGTTAGGGATGGAAGATTATATGCCTCCGAGAATCATCAAGAAATTCTTAAG GACAAGAAGCTAATGAAGGCCCTGTTTGATGTCCTGGCCCATCCACAAAACTTCTTCAACTACACTGCACAAGAGTCTAGAGAAATGTTTCCCAAATCATTTATCAGATTCCTCCGCTCCAAAGTTTTGAGATTTCTACGGCCCTGA
- the scube2 gene encoding signal peptide, CUB and EGF-like domain-containing protein 2 isoform X6 — MGAVWTTRLLCLFLLLLNTRQSAALPHNTDSDQCAEGSDACHIDAICQNTPTSYKCTCKTGFKGDGKHCEDIDECDLEYNGGCVHECNNIPGNYRCTCLDGFHLAHDGHNCLDVDECLFNNGGCQHVCVNTMGSYECRCKEGFFLSDNQHTCIHRSVEGMSCMNKAHGCAHICKETPKGGVACECRPGFELAKNQRGCILTCNHGNGGCQHICEDTEQGPICRCHVRYTLHADGRTCVERDETAPTTPDHNATSLAEVDKRVKRRLLMETCAVNNGGCDSTCKDTSTGVRCSCPVGFTLQPDGKSCKDIDECELHNGGCDQYCRNTIGSFECSCRKGFKLLTDERSCQDIDECFFERTCGHTCVNSPGSFQCVCNKGYTLYGLAHCGDINECSLNNGGCEHTCENTMGSFECHCHAGYKLHWNKKDCIEAEDSPLVPSPARPTLNCSKQGGGELCYLTCQSQVHISSGAEDSYTVTCGMPLPCRAGGQWNRNGSYCPGSGIKTIATFKSGQGKCNLKRSQENLAQSFKTTLSDKRATENVQFSFVSLHCASSSRQQRSRHGRKAGEEEGSSITAQFELDVNLEERAVTWHVFGGALRSGLGRLSALFESRLTGSSFTCTLLGRSTSWPRNSSDPLTHQITAAPDRFSWTRNVSNVPLAHTMMESRGGVFFAPLGRTKMKRGRCHATCAQDPRAGESQEPREHATSRSVEVSAVLVISPMMAFCHVCLAHKAPISLRLAAHPASHVEEASQPNMMVLCPSRTVRPKFSAPQGITTIPAPTAASVAPLEPIRWSLAKTTALPALETLPLILMDPQTLCSAKTDTVEESWENSLAISNPPTTPATTRPTLSVPGPSPLLPSAESSLWYLRSTFPLKTSVGTIWSCGRALCPIQ; from the exons ATGGGAGCTGTTTGGACTACACGGCTCCTCTGTTTGTTTTTGCTCTTGTTAAATACTCGCCAAAGCGCCGCACTTCCTCACAACACTG ATTCAGATCAATGTGCAGAGGGAAGCGATGCCTGTCACATTGATGCTATTTGTCAAAATACCCCGACTTCATACAAATGCACTTGCAAAACAGGCTTTAAAGGGGACGGGAAACACTGTGAAG ACattgatgaatgtgatctggAATACAATGGTGGCTGTGTACACGAATGTAACAACATACCCGGCAATTACCGTTGTACTTGCCTTGATGGGTTTCATTTGGCACATGATGGACACAACTGTCTCG ATGTGGATGAATGTCTCTTCAACAATGGTGGCTGTCAGCATGTATGTGTCAACACCATGGGAAGCTATGAGTGCCGCTGCAAGGAAGGCTTTTTCCTGAGTGACAATCAACACACGTGCATCCATCGCTCCGTGG AAGGCATGAGCTGTATGAATAAAGCACACGGCTGTGCTCACATCTGTAAGGAAACACCCAAAGGTGGCGTCGCCTGTGAGTGCCGGCCTGGCTTTGAACTGGCGAAGAACCAGCGGGGCTGCATCC TGACCTGTAACCATGGCAACGGGGGCTGCCAGCACATCTGCGAGGACACAGAGCAGGGGCCCATCTGCAGGTGTCACGTCAGGTACACACTGCACGCAGATGGCAGAACCTGTGTAG aaaggGATGAAACGGCCCCCACCACCCCTGATCACAATGCCACGTCCTTGGCCGAGGTGGACAAACGAGTCAAGCGTCGACTGCTCATGG AGACGTGTGCGGTGAATAACGGAGGCTGTGATAGCACCTGTAAGGACACATCCACAGGTGTTCGCTGCAGCTGCCCTGTGGGATTTACTCTCCAACCTGATGGCAAATCCTGTAAAG ACATTGATGAGTGTGAACTTCATAACGGTGGCTGTGACCAATACTGCAGGAACACCATTGGCAGCTTTGAATGTAGCTGTCGAAAGGGCTTCAAGCTGCTGACGGACGAGCGTTCATGCCAGG ATATCGACGAGTGCTTTTTTGAGAGGACGTGTGGCCACACTTGTGTAAACTCACCTGGTAGCTTCCAATGCGTTTGCAACAAGGGCTACACTCTCTATGGACTTGCCCATTGTGGAG ACATAAATGAATGTAGTTTGAACAACGGAGGATGTGAGCACACATGTGAGAACACCATGGGAAGCTTTGAGTGCCACTGTCATGCTGGTTACAAGCTGCACTGGAACAAGAAAGACTGTATCG AAGCAGAGGACTCTCCACTAGTGCCGTCACCTGCCAGGCCCACTCTCAACTGCAGTAAGCAGGGAGGGGGTGAGCTCTGCTACCTGACCTGCCAGTCGCAGGTTCATATCAGCAGTG GAGCTGAAGATTCATACACGGTGACCTGTGGCATGCCCTTGCCGTGCCGCGCAGGAGGACAATGGAACAGGAATGGGTCATATTGCCCAG GTTCAGGAATCAAAACCATTGCTACATTTAAATCTGGACAGGGGAAGTGCAATCTGAAACGGAGTCAGGAAAATCTTGCACAGAGCTTCAAAACCACCCTTTCAG ATAAAAGAGCCACCGAGAATGTCCAGTTCAGCTTTGTTAGCCTGCACTGTGCCTCTTCAAGCAGACAGCAACGTAGTCGCCACGGGCGGAAGGCTGGCGAGGAGGAAGGGTCCTCCATTACTGCCCAGTTTGAGCTGGACGTGAACCTCGAGGAG AGGGCTGTGACCTGGCATGTGTTCGGAGGCGCTCTGAGAAGCGGCTTAGGAAGACTATCCGCACTCTTCGAAAGTCGATTAACCGGGAGCAGTTTCACCTGCACTTTGCTGGGTCGGAGTACGAGCTGGCCAAGAAACTCGTCCGACCCGCTGACCCACCAGATCACTGCGGCACCGGACAGGTTCAGCTGGACAAGAAATGTG TCAAATGTGCCGTTGGCACATACTATGATGGAGAGCAGGGGAGGTGTTTTCTTTGCCCCCCTGGGACGTACCAAGATGAAGAGGGGCAGGTGTCATGCGACGTGTGCCCAGGACCCGAGGGCAGGGGAATCCCAAGAACCGCGGGAGCACGCAACATCTCGGAGTGTGGAG GTCAGTGCCGTCCTGGTCATTTCTCCCATGATGGCTTTTTGCCATGTCTGCCTTGCCCACAAGGCACCTATCAGCCTGAGGTTGGCCGCACATCCTGCTTCCCATGTGGAGGAAGCCTCACAACCAAATATGATGGTTCTGTGTCCTTCCAGGACTGTGAGACCAAAG TTCAGTGCTCCCCAGGGCATTACTACAATACCAGCACCCACCGCTGCATCCGTTGCCCCATTGGAACCTATCAGATGGAGTTTGGCCAAAACTACTGCATTGCCTGCCCTGGAAACACTACCACTGATTTTGATGGATCCACAAACATTATGCAGTGCAAAA ACAGACACTGTGGAGGAGAGTTGGGAGAATTCACTGGCTATATCGAATCCCCCAACTACCCCGGCAACTACCCGGCCAACATTGAGTGTACCTGGACCATCACCCCTCCTCCCAAGCGCAGAATCCTCGTTGTGGTACCTGAGATCTACCTTCCCATTGAAGACGAGTGTGGGGACTATTTGGTCATGCGGAAGAGCT CTCTGCCCAATTCAGTGA
- the scube2 gene encoding signal peptide, CUB and EGF-like domain-containing protein 2 isoform X2, with protein MGAVWTTRLLCLFLLLLNTRQSAALPHNTDSDQCAEGSDACHIDAICQNTPTSYKCTCKTGFKGDGKHCEDIDECDLEYNGGCVHECNNIPGNYRCTCLDGFHLAHDGHNCLDVDECLFNNGGCQHVCVNTMGSYECRCKEGFFLSDNQHTCIHRSVEGMSCMNKAHGCAHICKETPKGGVACECRPGFELAKNQRGCILTCNHGNGGCQHICEDTEQGPICRCHVRYTLHADGRTCVERDETAPTTPDHNATSLAEVDKRVKRRLLMETCAVNNGGCDSTCKDTSTGVRCSCPVGFTLQPDGKSCKDIDECELHNGGCDQYCRNTIGSFECSCRKGFKLLTDERSCQDIDECFFERTCGHTCVNSPGSFQCVCNKGYTLYGLAHCGDINECSLNNGGCEHTCENTMGSFECHCHAGYKLHWNKKDCIEAEDSPLVPSPARPTLNCSKQGGGELCYLTCQSQVHISSGAEDSYTVTCGMPLPCRAGGQWNRNGSYCPGSGIKTIATFKSGQGKCNLKRSQENLAQSFKTTLSDKRATENVQFSFVSLHCASSSRQQRSRHGRKAGEEEGSSITAQFELDVNLEEVTEGCDLACVRRRSEKRLRKTIRTLRKSINREQFHLHFAGSEYELAKKLVRPADPPDHCGTGQVQLDKKCVKCAVGTYYDGEQGRCFLCPPGTYQDEEGQVSCDVCPGPEGRGIPRTAGARNISECGGQCRPGHFSHDGFLPCLPCPQGTYQPEVGRTSCFPCGGSLTTKYDGSVSFQDCETKVQCSPGHYYNTSTHRCIRCPIGTYQMEFGQNYCIACPGNTTTDFDGSTNIMQCKNRHCGGELGEFTGYIESPNYPGNYPANIECTWTITPPPKRRILVVVPEIYLPIEDECGDYLVMRKSSLPNSVTTYETCQTYERPIAFTSRSKKLWIQFHSNEGNSGKGFQVPYVTYDEDYQELIEDIVRDGRLYASENHQEILKDKKLMKALFDVLAHPQNFFNYTAQESREMFPKSFIRFLRSKVLRFLRP; from the exons ATGGGAGCTGTTTGGACTACACGGCTCCTCTGTTTGTTTTTGCTCTTGTTAAATACTCGCCAAAGCGCCGCACTTCCTCACAACACTG ATTCAGATCAATGTGCAGAGGGAAGCGATGCCTGTCACATTGATGCTATTTGTCAAAATACCCCGACTTCATACAAATGCACTTGCAAAACAGGCTTTAAAGGGGACGGGAAACACTGTGAAG ACattgatgaatgtgatctggAATACAATGGTGGCTGTGTACACGAATGTAACAACATACCCGGCAATTACCGTTGTACTTGCCTTGATGGGTTTCATTTGGCACATGATGGACACAACTGTCTCG ATGTGGATGAATGTCTCTTCAACAATGGTGGCTGTCAGCATGTATGTGTCAACACCATGGGAAGCTATGAGTGCCGCTGCAAGGAAGGCTTTTTCCTGAGTGACAATCAACACACGTGCATCCATCGCTCCGTGG AAGGCATGAGCTGTATGAATAAAGCACACGGCTGTGCTCACATCTGTAAGGAAACACCCAAAGGTGGCGTCGCCTGTGAGTGCCGGCCTGGCTTTGAACTGGCGAAGAACCAGCGGGGCTGCATCC TGACCTGTAACCATGGCAACGGGGGCTGCCAGCACATCTGCGAGGACACAGAGCAGGGGCCCATCTGCAGGTGTCACGTCAGGTACACACTGCACGCAGATGGCAGAACCTGTGTAG aaaggGATGAAACGGCCCCCACCACCCCTGATCACAATGCCACGTCCTTGGCCGAGGTGGACAAACGAGTCAAGCGTCGACTGCTCATGG AGACGTGTGCGGTGAATAACGGAGGCTGTGATAGCACCTGTAAGGACACATCCACAGGTGTTCGCTGCAGCTGCCCTGTGGGATTTACTCTCCAACCTGATGGCAAATCCTGTAAAG ACATTGATGAGTGTGAACTTCATAACGGTGGCTGTGACCAATACTGCAGGAACACCATTGGCAGCTTTGAATGTAGCTGTCGAAAGGGCTTCAAGCTGCTGACGGACGAGCGTTCATGCCAGG ATATCGACGAGTGCTTTTTTGAGAGGACGTGTGGCCACACTTGTGTAAACTCACCTGGTAGCTTCCAATGCGTTTGCAACAAGGGCTACACTCTCTATGGACTTGCCCATTGTGGAG ACATAAATGAATGTAGTTTGAACAACGGAGGATGTGAGCACACATGTGAGAACACCATGGGAAGCTTTGAGTGCCACTGTCATGCTGGTTACAAGCTGCACTGGAACAAGAAAGACTGTATCG AAGCAGAGGACTCTCCACTAGTGCCGTCACCTGCCAGGCCCACTCTCAACTGCAGTAAGCAGGGAGGGGGTGAGCTCTGCTACCTGACCTGCCAGTCGCAGGTTCATATCAGCAGTG GAGCTGAAGATTCATACACGGTGACCTGTGGCATGCCCTTGCCGTGCCGCGCAGGAGGACAATGGAACAGGAATGGGTCATATTGCCCAG GTTCAGGAATCAAAACCATTGCTACATTTAAATCTGGACAGGGGAAGTGCAATCTGAAACGGAGTCAGGAAAATCTTGCACAGAGCTTCAAAACCACCCTTTCAG ATAAAAGAGCCACCGAGAATGTCCAGTTCAGCTTTGTTAGCCTGCACTGTGCCTCTTCAAGCAGACAGCAACGTAGTCGCCACGGGCGGAAGGCTGGCGAGGAGGAAGGGTCCTCCATTACTGCCCAGTTTGAGCTGGACGTGAACCTCGAGGAGGTAACAG AGGGCTGTGACCTGGCATGTGTTCGGAGGCGCTCTGAGAAGCGGCTTAGGAAGACTATCCGCACTCTTCGAAAGTCGATTAACCGGGAGCAGTTTCACCTGCACTTTGCTGGGTCGGAGTACGAGCTGGCCAAGAAACTCGTCCGACCCGCTGACCCACCAGATCACTGCGGCACCGGACAGGTTCAGCTGGACAAGAAATGTG TCAAATGTGCCGTTGGCACATACTATGATGGAGAGCAGGGGAGGTGTTTTCTTTGCCCCCCTGGGACGTACCAAGATGAAGAGGGGCAGGTGTCATGCGACGTGTGCCCAGGACCCGAGGGCAGGGGAATCCCAAGAACCGCGGGAGCACGCAACATCTCGGAGTGTGGAG GTCAGTGCCGTCCTGGTCATTTCTCCCATGATGGCTTTTTGCCATGTCTGCCTTGCCCACAAGGCACCTATCAGCCTGAGGTTGGCCGCACATCCTGCTTCCCATGTGGAGGAAGCCTCACAACCAAATATGATGGTTCTGTGTCCTTCCAGGACTGTGAGACCAAAG TTCAGTGCTCCCCAGGGCATTACTACAATACCAGCACCCACCGCTGCATCCGTTGCCCCATTGGAACCTATCAGATGGAGTTTGGCCAAAACTACTGCATTGCCTGCCCTGGAAACACTACCACTGATTTTGATGGATCCACAAACATTATGCAGTGCAAAA ACAGACACTGTGGAGGAGAGTTGGGAGAATTCACTGGCTATATCGAATCCCCCAACTACCCCGGCAACTACCCGGCCAACATTGAGTGTACCTGGACCATCACCCCTCCTCCCAAGCGCAGAATCCTCGTTGTGGTACCTGAGATCTACCTTCCCATTGAAGACGAGTGTGGGGACTATTTGGTCATGCGGAAGAGCT CTCTGCCCAATTCAGTGACGACTTATGAGACATGCCAGACTTATGAGCGACCCATCGCTTTTACCTCTCGCTCAAAGAAACTCTGGATCCAGTTCCACTCCAACGAAGGAAACAGTGGAAAAGGCTTCCAAGTGCCTTATGTCACATATGATG AGGACTACCAGGAGCTCATTGAAGACATTGTTAGGGATGGAAGATTATATGCCTCCGAGAATCATCAAGAAATTCTTAAG GACAAGAAGCTAATGAAGGCCCTGTTTGATGTCCTGGCCCATCCACAAAACTTCTTCAACTACACTGCACAAGAGTCTAGAGAAATGTTTCCCAAATCATTTATCAGATTCCTCCGCTCCAAAGTTTTGAGATTTCTACGGCCCTGA